The DNA sequence AAATTGTTAAAAAGTTGAGCTTATAAGAGTTAACATTTTTCTATCGCCAAATCGGCCAATTCGGCAATAAAATCGTCTAAATTTACCGGTTTTCGCAGTACTCGACACCCACCCATCGTTCCCGCCTGCCGAATCAATTCTTCGGTGGCATTACCGGTAACAATCACAATGGGAAGATGGGGCCGCGATTTTTTAATGTTTTCGATCGCGTCCAATCCTGATATCTCGGGCATAACCAGGTCAAGAGTAACTATGTCATAATTGGTATTCTTGACCTTTTCGATGGCTTCCATACCGCCTGAAGCCGCATCGACATTAAAAAGTGGTGAGGTTTTGCAAAAATCGACAAAAACGTTCCGGACGCTTTCTTCATCATCAACTATAAGTATATTAATCGGTTCCCCTGCCCGCTTATCGATTAGCTTTTGAATCATTTCATTCATGGTATACCCGCTTTGTATTAATCATTAAATTGCTATCAAATTCACTATGTCAGCTTTTGACCATCTATGATTAAAATCAAATTATCTTCTTTCTTGAAAATACCCTTTAGAAATCGCGATGCCTGAGTTTTTGCCTTTTCAGGCGCATTTTCAACCTGAGAACTCTTAAGCCTAACGACCTCCGTTACGGCATCGACCTTGATACCTGCCAAATTATTATTGTAATCCAGAACAATAATCCTCGTGTTTTTATCATCGTCTTGCTCCGGATACCCCATTCGAGTGCGTAAATCAATCACCGGAATGATGCTTCCCCTCAAATCGATGACGCCTTTGACATAGACCGGGGCATCTACAATCTTTGTCACTTCCGCGGAACGGTTGATTTCTTTGATATTATTTATATCAATCCCAAACTCTTCATAATTGAGATTAAAACACACCAGTTGAATTTCCTCATCGCTCAGATTCTCATCTTGCGTGATTTCCGGTTCATTAATACCCTGATCGTCCGCACTTATATTATCGACGGGCGCGGGGACAATTTCTTCCCTGACCATTTCTTCTCGCTCTTCAACGCTGGCCTTGTCGGTGATATTTTGATCGAACTCAGCGTGAATTATATCTTGTTCGGACTCAAAAACTCCTGATTCAATCGGTATCGATTCAATCTTCTTTTTGGTTTTTCCCGCTTTTGGAGCGGTTACCTTTTTCCTCTTTGCAATGGTTTTCGTCTCTTTCTTTCGCTCCTTAGCCGTTGAGGACTTTTTTCCTGTTGATTTTTTCCCGGTTTTCGATGGAATGGATATTGGTTTGGCTTTGCGTGACATTTTAATTGACCTGCTTCTGATTTTTTAATTTGGTTAACGTTTCCATTATTTCCTGGCTTAAATTATAGACATGTATTAAGGAGGCCTCGATTTTGTCATAGGCTCCTCTTTTCTCAATCACTTCAGATGATGACGGAAGACTAAAGAGCATTGCCCGTTCATTTCGAAACGATTCCAAAACTTCCTTTACCCGCGCTGAGGATTGATTTGATTGAGAGATTAATTCAGTAAACTGGCTTTGCATTTCCTTAAGAGTAGCCTCCTTATTTTGAATACGGGCCACGGTAATCGCCAAATTTAGCGCCTGCAGTTTAACATCGTCAGCCAATGATTCAACCTGCTCGGCTAATTGTATCAAAACATCTTTCGATGATTTGTCGCTATTTAGTTCCACAAGCATCCTCGGCCAGTAATTCTTTTACCTTATCTTTCAACGGGGCCAGGTCTGATGATTTCATCAAATAAGCGTCGGCCAGCCATGATTGAAAATCAGACTTATAGGTCGAATAAGCGGAGTTCAGAATAATCGAACAATTAGCCTGCTTTTCTCTAAATTGCTTTAACAATTCGAGACCGTTGACATCCCCCAGTTCGATATCGAGGATAATTATATCGGGAGAGAATTCCTCAGTTAAAGACAACGCGTCTTCAGCGTTCGATACCGCTTTGACGATATATCCCTCCGATTCGAATTCTTTCCGATATAAAACCTGAATATAGGTTTCGTCGTCAACTATCATTATTCTGGGCATTTTCAGCCTCCTCACGCCGGGGAAGATGGATATAGAGAATCGGACCGCTATGAGCGTCTGATTCAATTCCAAAAATCCCGCCGTGGTATTTAAGAGTTTCCTCAGCGACGATCAACGATAACCTTTTAGTGCTGTTACTGGCGCCGAAGTACAATCGGAGTTCTTTATTTATCTGACTTTCATTATTTTTGGAATTTTCAAAACTCAATTCCATCCGCAGAGTGTTATCGCAAACGCAGGTGCTTACTATCGGAATCAAGGAACCATCAAAATCATTCATTATAACTTGAAATATCTGGTAAAAGGCATAAAGCATTTGATCGTAATTTCCCCAGAATGGAAGATTTGATTCACCCAATGACAATTTGGCCCGACTTCTGCCCTGCCCCAGCCTGACCGTAAGCATATTTATTGATTCTTTAATCAGTTGATTGAGATCGAGACAAGCATCCCTGGTTCGGGAAGCTTTGGAAAAATCAAGAACATCGGTCAATACTTCTTCGGCCCTTTGCGTTTCCGAGACAATAATATTTAGATATTCTGTATCGGGGGAGTCGACCGGTTGGTGTTTATTCATCAAGTTAGCAAAACCGCCAATTATCGTCAGAGGATTGCGCAATTCATGTGCAACAGCCGCCGTTATTTCTCCAATAACCGACATCTTCTCGGCTTCAATTATTTGGTTCTGGGTTGCGGCCAACCTTTTATTCATGTCTTCCAATTCCAGAGCTCTATCTTTCAAATCTTTATATAAATACGAACGCTCCACCGCCGCCGCAGTTTGATCGGCAATTAATTTCAAAAAGCGCCTATCATCATCGGTTATGGTATCCCCCGTTATAGCGTTGTCAACGACTAAAAGTCCAATCGCCCGGTCTCGTGAGATTAAAGGAGTCGTCGCTACTCGGATATCACCCATTTTGCTTAAATATCGCCGGGTTATATCATCAATTTCGTCGTCAGAATCAATGACAATTGATTCTTTTTCTTTGATGGCTTTTGTAAACAATGAATCCATCGTCAGATTGATTCGCAGGGCCCGAAAGCGATCATTGAGAGTACCGCCGTCCTGGAAATTATCACGATAAATCGACAAAGTCTCGACCAGGGTGCGATCATCGCTCTCCAACGCCGCCCAAATTTTCCCGGCCTCCTCGGCATCATTCGGACCGACCGCCAGATGCCCCTCCAGGAATTTTCCATCTTCATTCAACATAAATAAAAAGGCTCGGTTGAAACCCAATCCCTGCCGGGCTGTCACCGCGGTCAAAATAATATTCAGGATTTCATCGGTATCCCTTGCCGAAGCGACAGCCTGAGTAATTTGAGAGACAATTGATAACTCATTTATCCGGTTGTTTAATTGCTGATGTTTTTTCTCCTGTTCGGTTACATCATCGATAATGCCGAAAACACCCGCTATATTTCCGCTTTTATCCCAGGCACAGTTACATGATAGGCTGTAATAAGCAAAATGCCCGGTCAGGTTTGTGCCGGGGAAGCAATCAATCTTGAAATGTCCGTCGGTGTTGAACAGGTTTCGAATACGCTCTATAATAGTTGAGGAGAGGAAAAATTCCAGTTGCGCCAACGGTTTGCCATGAGCCTCTTCGACCGATTCAAAGCCAAAGATCTCAATCGCTCGGCGATTAAGCCTGGTCAGACAGCGAGACGTATCTATAAAAAACACTCCGACGCAATTGGCGTCAAAGCAGTTTTCCAGACATTGATGCTCACCCATATAGCTATCAAGTATGGGAATATTTTCTGCTTCAGTTAGCATTATTCAATTCCCGAGCTTTTATCAAGATTGAGCATGGTTTCCTTATTATTACGCGTATATTGTTCAGAAACCAGGCGATCGATTTTCATTAATTTGTGCGTTATTAACGATATTTGACGAGCCCCGTCGACAATGGCATTGACGCGTTTGGTTATCTTTTCGGGCAAATCCGCCGACTCCAATTCTATGATCTGGGCGTTACCTACAATGGTGGACAAAGGATTGTTGACCTCATGATTGACTGATATGGCCAATTCACTGACTGCCTTTAATTTCTCCTGAGCTATGAGTTGGGCCTGGGCTTCTTTTAGTCGAGTCTGGGTTTGTTCAAGGTACAGGTTTTTTTGTTCGAGCTGTTTCAAATAATTTAGCCGCTCCAGCGATACCGCAATCTGGTCAGTAACTATTTCTAAAAATCGCCTCCGATTCGTATTAAAGGATTTGGAGGTACTGTCGGAAAAACACAAGACGCCTACTAATTCATCATCCATCAACAGGGGCAAAATTAAAATACCATCGTGGTGTTTACGTACATGGTCAATTCCCGGTTCACGACCCGGAATATACAGAGGCTGTTTTTGTTTTGCGGCCCAACCGGCCAATCCCATCCCCTGCCCGAACTGCAAAAAATCCAGGACATTAACCGTTTTACCGCGAGTAGCAACCTCTTTGAGTTCGTTTTGAACTTTATTGAAAAGATACATAGTGGCAGAGTCGAACGGAATTATTTGGGCTATTAAATCCAGAATTTTTAATAGAGATTTTCTGCTCGTCGGTTTATCCCGCAGGATTTTGGAAATCTCGGCTACCAGCTCGATTTTACTCCAAAAATTTGAAACCTCTTCTTTTATCTCAAGTGTGTTCAATCTATCTGCCTCTTAGATGTGGCTTAATTTCGGTAACAATTTCGGATGCCGCTTTATCTTCCAACTTTCGCAAAAATCTTATTTTTTGAGGGGCTGACATATGTAGATCAGGATCATCGGGGTAATCTTCAGCCAACTGCCATTGTCTTGGACCGGAAATTCTCGTTTTCAATTTCCAGGTGCTGATAATTTTACCGCGATTTAAATCAATAAAGCTAAACATGCCGTCAACCTGGCCCTCGACAATATAACGATTCAATATGTAGGGAATTGAAGTGCGCTTGCGAGTTACAATTTCTCTATTATCCAACCGCAAATATATTAAATACCTCGAGCCGCATTCGTGTCCCCATTCCAATAATCGTTCGAGATTAAACCTTTCATTCGGAGGAGTCGGCAAAGTGCTGTCTTCCGCGGAGACAATCACTTTGAGATTCATTTGCATCGACAGCTTTTCGACCAACCGGTCAATTAATGCCAGGTCATAAATATCGCTTTTTTGCTTTTCTATAACAATCGATATGGTTCTCTGGTCCGATTGTGCCACTGCCACCGCATTGACACAGAGTACGACCATTATTAGCGCCGTTAATATTTTAGGCGTCATCGGTTTCATTTAATTTCCTTGAGTAAATATAATTATTGAGCAAATTCCTGAGCCGCTCGGTGAATGACGACAGATCAGTGGATAGCTGTCCCAATTCGATTTGACTCATATTGTCGTTGAGTTTTTCGCGGGTAATCGACTCCACGCCGACAAGGTATCCACCCGAATCCATCTCAACCCGCTTGACTCTACCCAGGATATTATCAATCGTTTCGCATCCTTCGAGGCGCAGGGACATCGACAGAATGGTATTTTCCAAAAGGGGTTGTTCGATAAACATCAGTATCCCGCCAGCCGAAATATTGATGATTTCGCCCTCGCCGGAAGGACCGTCGCCCGTGGGCCAAAACCCATCGTCCGATTTTATAGATTGATACGAAACCGGTGCGTCAATATCGATGCGAATAAAGCGACGACGATTATCCTCCATAATCTTGAAGGGCGCGCGAATCTCAAAATCGACCGTTGTCGTTGACGGTAACCCTTTACCGGTGTGTTTGGTTGCTGACATCCTAAACTCCTTTATCCTTTTTTTCACTTATTTTCGTTAAATATTTTCCAAGCTCTTGTTGCTTTTGGTTTGTAAAAGCAAGCATTATGGGCGGTAATGCCGTCCTCGCCTGCCGGGAAAAATGATTATGTAAATTGTCAGCGGTTATGAACATTATCCCGCAACTGCACCCGCTTTTGCCATATCCCAATTTAGCCGACCAGCGCACTTGTCCGAATACAAACAACGGACCGGCTAACATGTCGATTTCGAGATTTAATAAGAAATATGAACCGACATCCGCTTGCAGTGAAGTTGATAGCAATATTCCTCCACTTGAGAAATCAACCGTCTGACATTTCTTCCATCTCAAATGACTGAATTGCCCCGACGACATACTCAAATCGGAAATCGGAGTATAAACTGTTTCAATAATAAGCGGTAATCTCTGGGTTAATCGACGATTCGCCTTGATAATATCACTATCAATTATAAGAATGCGAGCGGCATTATTATCCGCGATATAATCGGCTCCGGATTCATACAAAACACCATTTAGAACAAAATTAACCAATACTCGCGCCGATGTTCTTAAATATCCGTTACCATCAATATTCTTCGGAAGATTTATTTGCAATTGATTATCATCGACCGATAATATTTTTGCCGTATAGACGGTATTTCCATTATTCGTACCGGGGAGCTTAATAGTAATATCTTTCTGTATCAGCAACGGCAGCTCTTCAATCAGATGACGATTAAGCTTTATTCCATTCCCGGTCGTCATGTTAAATTATCCCCTTTTGCCTCATCTCCAGTTGCTCATTGAATAACTCGGATACAAGTTCGTTCTGTCGGCGATCATAAAAATCTTTGAGATTGTCAGGAATACAGGATAATTCAGGATTGCGGAGAAACTTCGGCAAGTCTTCGGCCAAAATAAATTCCACGCCCGTCATCCATTTCCTCTTGTCGCTATGACGAGCCTGCCGACAAACGGCAATTACATATGATGGCAGATTTTTTATATTGATATGCGTCAGGTCAATTACCATTAGCGTATTAAGATTGATTTTCTCTTCAGTCGTCATCAATAAGCCGCCGGCCGAGATATTTATTGTTTTGCTGTCGAGATATTTGACTTTAGAGATATCCAGCGTTTCTTTAATAGGGCGTTTCGGCACGAAATATTTTACCGGCATCATTTTATCAAGTCGTACAAATCTCCTCCGCTGCAATCTCTGAACTCGCCCCAGTTCCGTTAGGTGCATTGTTTCGGGCGATTTTGGATGTAGTTCTTTGAGACGAGCCCTAAACGAAT is a window from the Candidatus Zixiibacteriota bacterium genome containing:
- a CDS encoding histidine kinase dimerization/phospho-acceptor domain-containing protein, with product MLTEAENIPILDSYMGEHQCLENCFDANCVGVFFIDTSRCLTRLNRRAIEIFGFESVEEAHGKPLAQLEFFLSSTIIERIRNLFNTDGHFKIDCFPGTNLTGHFAYYSLSCNCAWDKSGNIAGVFGIIDDVTEQEKKHQQLNNRINELSIVSQITQAVASARDTDEILNIILTAVTARQGLGFNRAFLFMLNEDGKFLEGHLAVGPNDAEEAGKIWAALESDDRTLVETLSIYRDNFQDGGTLNDRFRALRINLTMDSLFTKAIKEKESIVIDSDDEIDDITRRYLSKMGDIRVATTPLISRDRAIGLLVVDNAITGDTITDDDRRFLKLIADQTAAAVERSYLYKDLKDRALELEDMNKRLAATQNQIIEAEKMSVIGEITAAVAHELRNPLTIIGGFANLMNKHQPVDSPDTEYLNIIVSETQRAEEVLTDVLDFSKASRTRDACLDLNQLIKESINMLTVRLGQGRSRAKLSLGESNLPFWGNYDQMLYAFYQIFQVIMNDFDGSLIPIVSTCVCDNTLRMELSFENSKNNESQINKELRLYFGASNSTKRLSLIVAEETLKYHGGIFGIESDAHSGPILYIHLPRREEAENAQNNDS
- a CDS encoding response regulator, which translates into the protein MNEMIQKLIDKRAGEPINILIVDDEESVRNVFVDFCKTSPLFNVDAASGGMEAIEKVKNTNYDIVTLDLVMPEISGLDAIENIKKSRPHLPIVIVTGNATEELIRQAGTMGGCRVLRKPVNLDDFIAELADLAIEKC
- a CDS encoding flagellar brake domain-containing protein; the protein is MALSTKKTTANKVQVWERLQIAVGETGKEGIYSCRVMDIENRRLIISRPEFMYGDSLLANNRIVSVRFTRADAAYSFRARLKELHPKSPETMHLTELGRVQRLQRRRFVRLDKMMPVKYFVPKRPIKETLDISKVKYLDSKTINISAGGLLMTTEEKINLNTLMVIDLTHINIKNLPSYVIAVCRQARHSDKRKWMTGVEFILAEDLPKFLRNPELSCIPDNLKDFYDRRQNELVSELFNEQLEMRQKGII
- a CDS encoding response regulator, with translation MPRIMIVDDETYIQVLYRKEFESEGYIVKAVSNAEDALSLTEEFSPDIIILDIELGDVNGLELLKQFREKQANCSIILNSAYSTYKSDFQSWLADAYLMKSSDLAPLKDKVKELLAEDACGTK
- a CDS encoding chemotaxis protein CheW; its protein translation is MSRKAKPISIPSKTGKKSTGKKSSTAKERKKETKTIAKRKKVTAPKAGKTKKKIESIPIESGVFESEQDIIHAEFDQNITDKASVEEREEMVREEIVPAPVDNISADDQGINEPEITQDENLSDEEIQLVCFNLNYEEFGIDINNIKEINRSAEVTKIVDAPVYVKGVIDLRGSIIPVIDLRTRMGYPEQDDDKNTRIIVLDYNNNLAGIKVDAVTEVVRLKSSQVENAPEKAKTQASRFLKGIFKKEDNLILIIDGQKLT
- a CDS encoding GAF domain-containing protein yields the protein MNTLEIKEEVSNFWSKIELVAEISKILRDKPTSRKSLLKILDLIAQIIPFDSATMYLFNKVQNELKEVATRGKTVNVLDFLQFGQGMGLAGWAAKQKQPLYIPGREPGIDHVRKHHDGILILPLLMDDELVGVLCFSDSTSKSFNTNRRRFLEIVTDQIAVSLERLNYLKQLEQKNLYLEQTQTRLKEAQAQLIAQEKLKAVSELAISVNHEVNNPLSTIVGNAQIIELESADLPEKITKRVNAIVDGARQISLITHKLMKIDRLVSEQYTRNNKETMLNLDKSSGIE
- a CDS encoding PilZ domain-containing protein, with the translated sequence MTTGNGIKLNRHLIEELPLLIQKDITIKLPGTNNGNTVYTAKILSVDDNQLQINLPKNIDGNGYLRTSARVLVNFVLNGVLYESGADYIADNNAARILIIDSDIIKANRRLTQRLPLIIETVYTPISDLSMSSGQFSHLRWKKCQTVDFSSGGILLSTSLQADVGSYFLLNLEIDMLAGPLFVFGQVRWSAKLGYGKSGCSCGIMFITADNLHNHFSRQARTALPPIMLAFTNQKQQELGKYLTKISEKKDKGV
- a CDS encoding PilZ domain-containing protein; amino-acid sequence: MSATKHTGKGLPSTTTVDFEIRAPFKIMEDNRRRFIRIDIDAPVSYQSIKSDDGFWPTGDGPSGEGEIINISAGGILMFIEQPLLENTILSMSLRLEGCETIDNILGRVKRVEMDSGGYLVGVESITREKLNDNMSQIELGQLSTDLSSFTERLRNLLNNYIYSRKLNETDDA